From Candidatus Dormiibacterota bacterium:
GATGGGGAAATCGTCTCCGCAGGCCACCTGGGACATCAAGATCACCGACGCGGCCAGCGGCGAGCTCCTCGCCGCGGTTCACCAACGGAAGTTCATTTCGTTCTCGACCGTCGAGGAGCGAATCGACATGTGGCTGGGGAAGTTCGGAGAGGCCCTGCGCGACGACCTGGCGATCGCGGCCTCCGGCGAGCCGGCCTCCTTCTGAGGCACTCCCCCGCGGCCAGGGCGTCCCTGGCGCGAGGATGAGTCAGCGGGCCGGGGCCGCCTGCTTCGCCTTGAAGGCCTCTTCGACCAGCGGCTTGAGCTCCCCCTTCTGGTGCATCTCGAGGACGATGTCGCTGCCGCCGATGAACTTGCCGCCGACGAACACCTGCGGGACGGTCGGCCAGTGGCTGACGCTGCTCAGGATCTGACGGATGCGGGGGTCGGGGAGGATGTCGACGGTCTTGAACGGCCGGCCGAGCTCCTTGAAGACGGCGATCGCCCGCGCCGAGAAGCCGCACATCGGCATGTCGGCCGTCCCCTTGGTGAACAGGCAGATGGTGTTGGAGTCGATTTCCTTCTGGATCATGTCGAGGATTTCCTGGGACATTGCGATTCTCCTGGTATCAGACGTGTGAAACCGGCAGCGGCCCGCTGGCCTTCTCGCGCTCCCACTCGGCCGGCGTGCAGGTCTTGAGCGACAAGGCGTGAATGGCCTGGCTCGCCATCTCGTCGCGGAACAGGGCGTAGATCATCTGATGCTGCTCGATCCGGCTCTTCCCCTCGAAGGCCTGCGCCACCACCAGCGCGCCGAAGTGGGCGTCTGCCCCCTCGACGCGCGCGGATGCTCCCGGAATCTCCTGCTCGATGCGCTTCTTCAGATCGTCCGGGCCCACCCGGCGCCTCCTCTCACTGGATTGCCGCGGCGAAGGTCACGTCCGAGCTGAGGCTACAGGAGGTGTCGAGCTCGCCGTCGACGTTGAAGTCGATCTCCGCCGAGTCGCAGGTCCCCGAGAGCGTGAGATTGTTGCGATTGAAGGTGCCGATGCACTGGAAGAATAGTGCGTCGGTCCGGTCCCAGACACGCACCATGGCGAGACACGAGTCGGCCTGCACGCTGCCAGTCAACTCCACGGCTCTGGTGTCGTTGTTGCTATCGCTCCGGTCGGCCTGGAGCCCGAAACTCGTGCTGCCTTGGCTGCCGAAGACGTCCATGCGGGAATAAGTGGCCGGGAAGTCAGTCGTGGCGACTGTGGCTCCGTTCACTCCTGCAGGCAGCGGTGAGATTACACTCGTGCAGTTCTGCAGCGTCCGGGCGCCGGCCCCCAGATTGACGACCCA
This genomic window contains:
- a CDS encoding BolA/IbaG family iron-sulfur metabolism protein codes for the protein MGPDDLKKRIEQEIPGASARVEGADAHFGALVVAQAFEGKSRIEQHQMIYALFRDEMASQAIHALSLKTCTPAEWEREKASGPLPVSHV
- the grxD gene encoding Grx4 family monothiol glutaredoxin, translated to MSQEILDMIQKEIDSNTICLFTKGTADMPMCGFSARAIAVFKELGRPFKTVDILPDPRIRQILSSVSHWPTVPQVFVGGKFIGGSDIVLEMHQKGELKPLVEEAFKAKQAAPAR